The following proteins are co-located in the Podarcis raffonei isolate rPodRaf1 chromosome 5, rPodRaf1.pri, whole genome shotgun sequence genome:
- the GHSR gene encoding growth hormone secretagogue receptor type 1, which yields MYNESSLQVAMDYVGDNDTLPEYPLHLFPAPLLTGVTVTCVLLFVVGILGNVMTMLVVSRFRDMRTTTNLYLSSMAFSDLLIFLCMPLDLFRLWQYRPWNLGDLLCKLFQFVSESCTYSTILNITALSVERYLAVCFPLWAKVVITKGKVKLVILVLWAVSFASAGPIFVLVGVEHENGTNPSDTNECRATEYAIQSGLLTIMVWTSSVFFFLPVFCLTVLYSLIVRKLWRRKKKDIGPKTSIRDKYNRQTVKMLAVVVFAFILCWLPFHLGRYLFSKSFEDGSLEIAVISQYCNLVSFVLFYLSAAINPILYNIMSKKYRKAAYRLFGIKTHRKKRLSGLKEGGSRVWAESSVRQT from the exons ATGTACAACGAGAGCAGCCTGCAGGTTGCGATGGATTACGTCGGCGACAACGACACGTTGCCCGAGTACCCTCTGCACCTCTTCCCCGCGCCTCTCCTCACCGGCGTCACCGTCACCTGCGTGCTCCTCTTTGTGGTCGGGATCCTGGGCAACGTGATGACGATGCTGGTGGTCTCGAGGTTCCGGGACATGCGGACCACCACCAACCTGTACCTGTCGAGCATGGCTTTCTCGGACCTCCTGATCTTTCTCTGCATGCCCCTGGACCTCTTCCGCCTCTGGCAGTACCGGCCCTGGAACCTCGGCGACCTCCTGTGCAAGCTCTTCCAGTTTGTCAGCGAGAGCTGCACGTACTCCACCATCCTCAACATCACGGCTCTGAGCGTGGAGAGGTATTTGGCCGTCTGCTTCCCGCTCTGGGCCAAGGTGGTCATCACCAAGGGCAAAGTCAAGCTGGTCATCCTGGTGCTGTGGGCCGTATCCTTCGCCAGCGCCGGGCCCATCTTCGTCTTGGTCGGGGTCGAGCACGAGAACGGGACCAACCCGTCGGACACCAATGAGTGCCGGGCCACGGAGTACGCCATCCAGTCGGGGCTGCTGACCATCATGGTGTGGACCTCGAGcgtcttcttcttcctgcccGTGTTCTGCCTGACCGTCCTTTACAGCCTCATCGTGAGGAAGctctggaggaggaagaagaaggacatCGGGCCCAAGACATCCATCCGGGACAAGTACAACCGTCAGACAGTGAAAATGCTAG cGGTGGTGGTCTTTGCTTTCATCCTTTGCTGGTTGCCTTTCCACCTCGGACGTTACCTGTTTTCCAAATCCTTTGAGGACGGATCCTTGGAAATAGCCGTCATCAGCCAATATTGCAACTTGGTGTCTTTTGTCCTTTTCTACCTAAGTGCCGCCATCAACCCAATCCTGTACAACATCATGTCCAAGAAATACCGGAAGGCGGCTTACAGGCTCTTTGGCATCAAGACACACAGGAAGAAAAGGCTGTCGGGGCTGAAGGAGGGAGGGTCTCGAGTGTGGGCAGAGTCCAGTGTCAGACAAACATGA